In Sporichthya polymorpha DSM 43042, a genomic segment contains:
- a CDS encoding aldehyde dehydrogenase family protein: MTTTAPALIEVRCPADGRIVGTVANQTRDEVAAVAARLREAQPAWEALGPEARGKHLRDWRDWLLDNERRLGELVQSETGKSWADASMETALGVDIITYLTKNGPEFLAPRKVSPHSPAGATKKMRVVYRPYPVVGLITPWNGPIGNPLLDVVGALLAGTTVLTKPSEFTPLSWIEVVRGWREDLGAPQVLEVVTGAGETGAAVVDAVDMVMFTGSARTGKRIAARCGERLIPCSLELGGKDAMIVLADADLDRATSAAAWGGFLNAGQACISVERVYVEAPIYDEFVRRVTEKVAGIRVGMDSPGEFATEIGAIATEDQLQIIETHVEDAKAKGARITTGGQRRSSGQFFEPTVLADVNHSMDCMRHETFGPTLPIMKVANEDEAVRLANDSPYGLSASVFSSNPDRAQRVADQLQAGAVNMNNVLSNLFQLTLPMGGWKESGIGTRLGGSNAVLKFCRPQAQISERVAMKSEVYWFPISKRKAVMQARAMRMMAAGDWRRRLGLRGR; the protein is encoded by the coding sequence ATGACCACCACCGCTCCCGCCTTGATCGAGGTGCGCTGCCCGGCCGACGGCCGGATCGTCGGCACCGTCGCGAACCAGACGCGCGACGAGGTCGCCGCCGTCGCCGCGAGGCTGCGCGAGGCCCAGCCCGCGTGGGAGGCGCTCGGGCCGGAGGCGCGCGGCAAACACCTGCGCGACTGGCGCGACTGGCTGCTCGACAACGAGCGGCGCCTCGGCGAGCTCGTGCAGTCCGAGACCGGCAAGAGCTGGGCGGACGCGTCGATGGAGACGGCCCTCGGCGTCGACATCATCACCTACCTGACGAAGAACGGCCCCGAGTTCCTCGCCCCGCGCAAGGTCTCGCCGCACAGCCCCGCCGGCGCGACGAAGAAGATGCGCGTCGTCTACCGGCCGTACCCGGTCGTCGGCCTGATCACCCCGTGGAACGGCCCGATCGGCAACCCGCTGCTCGACGTGGTCGGCGCCCTGCTCGCCGGCACGACCGTGCTCACCAAGCCGTCGGAGTTCACGCCGCTGTCGTGGATCGAGGTCGTGCGCGGCTGGCGCGAGGATCTCGGCGCCCCGCAGGTGCTCGAGGTCGTCACCGGCGCGGGTGAGACCGGCGCCGCGGTCGTCGACGCCGTCGACATGGTCATGTTCACCGGCTCCGCGCGCACCGGGAAGCGCATCGCGGCCCGCTGCGGCGAGCGTCTGATCCCGTGCAGCCTCGAGCTCGGCGGCAAGGACGCGATGATCGTCCTCGCGGATGCCGACCTCGACCGCGCGACCTCCGCCGCCGCGTGGGGCGGTTTCCTGAATGCGGGTCAGGCCTGCATCTCCGTCGAGCGCGTGTACGTCGAGGCACCCATCTACGACGAGTTCGTCCGCAGGGTGACCGAGAAGGTCGCCGGCATCCGCGTCGGCATGGACTCCCCCGGCGAGTTCGCCACCGAGATCGGCGCGATCGCGACCGAGGACCAGCTTCAGATCATCGAGACCCACGTCGAGGACGCGAAGGCCAAGGGCGCCCGCATCACCACCGGCGGCCAGCGCCGGTCGTCGGGCCAGTTCTTCGAGCCCACCGTCCTCGCCGACGTCAACCACTCGATGGACTGCATGCGCCACGAGACCTTCGGCCCGACGCTGCCGATCATGAAGGTCGCGAACGAGGACGAGGCCGTCCGCCTCGCGAACGACTCGCCCTACGGCCTCTCGGCCAGCGTGTTCAGCTCGAACCCCGACCGCGCCCAGCGCGTGGCCGACCAGCTCCAGGCCGGCGCGGTCAACATGAACAACGTGCTGAGCAACCTGTTCCAGCTGACCCTCCCCATGGGCGGTTGGAAGGAATCGGGCATCGGCACCCGCCTCGGCGGCTCCAACGCGGTCCTGAAGTTCTGCCGCCCCCAGGCCCAGATCTCAGAGCGCGTTGCGATGAAGTCCGAGGTCTACTGGTTCCCGATCTCCAAGCGCAAGGCCGTGATGCAGGCCCGCGCCATGCGCATGATGGCCGCGGGTGACTGGCGCCGCCGCCTCGGACTGCGTGGCCGGTAG
- the narJ gene encoding nitrate reductase molybdenum cofactor assembly chaperone produces the protein MRTLLRRRTAIGDLTDDQRRITWQAASLLLDYPDDDLVSRLDLVHRGSDALPSVLAEPLRRTVAELASAPLSELQAEYVETFDRRRQHALFLTYFTHGDTRRRGMALLRFAEAYAASGYVLTAAELPDHLCVVLEYGATVDAAVAHRLLCDHRAGLEVLRRALVGEGARWAGALEAVCATLPALAGDEAAAVEALIAAGPPEEEVGLTPYGTPGFDVGPAVPAPAAPVDLPMPGLRRG, from the coding sequence ATGAGGACACTGCTGCGCCGCCGGACCGCGATCGGCGACCTGACCGACGATCAGCGACGGATCACCTGGCAGGCGGCCTCGCTCCTGCTGGACTACCCCGACGACGACCTGGTCTCTCGGTTGGACCTGGTGCACCGCGGTTCCGACGCCCTGCCGTCGGTGCTCGCCGAACCGCTGCGTCGCACGGTCGCCGAGCTGGCCTCGGCGCCGTTGTCGGAGCTGCAGGCCGAGTACGTCGAGACCTTCGACCGCCGTCGGCAGCATGCGTTGTTCCTCACCTACTTCACGCACGGGGACACGCGCCGGCGGGGGATGGCGCTGCTGCGGTTCGCCGAGGCCTACGCGGCGTCCGGATACGTGCTCACGGCGGCCGAGCTGCCGGACCACCTCTGCGTCGTGCTCGAGTACGGCGCCACCGTCGACGCCGCCGTGGCCCATCGGCTCCTCTGCGACCACCGGGCGGGGCTGGAGGTGCTGCGCCGTGCCCTGGTCGGGGAAGGTGCCCGCTGGGCGGGTGCCCTCGAAGCGGTGTGCGCCACCCTCCCGGCGCTGGCCGGGGACGAGGCCGCGGCGGTGGAGGCGCTGATCGCGGCGGGTCCGCCGGAGGAGGAGGTCGGACTCACGCCCTACGGCACGCCCGGGTTCGACGTCGGCCCGGCGGTGCCGGCGCCGGCCGCGCCCGTCGACCTGCCCATGCCCGGGCTGCGGAGGGGGTGA
- a CDS encoding methyl-accepting chemotaxis protein, with the protein MSTTTDTITSAALPTQSGPAEAPDRLAELEAELAQYRNAVRAVADVCRAAATGDLEPRVGNLGEQDDLVTVRQALNHMLDLTDAFVREAGASLEYASDKRFFRRFLVRGMQGSFRAGAETINRATSEMAGAEERIAAAEAQRRQIATDFETAILGVAESVAAASAELESTARGLAGAAESTATRADRVAAGSVEASQAVTSVAAGVEEMVATVGEIEKQANRSKAASDVAVADAERADETVRSLALASREIETVVSVINHVASQTRLLALNATIEAARAGEAGKGFAVVANEVKELAARTGEATSQIAAQVEQIQATTERTVTAIDGITNAMRDMGSSVAAIAGAVGEQEQATAEISRNTQAAAAVTETLSVDVTEITTSTRETSVACTDLTTAALELSKLSSTLRAEIDRFLAQLA; encoded by the coding sequence ATGAGCACCACCACGGACACGATCACGAGCGCTGCGCTGCCGACGCAGTCCGGGCCCGCCGAAGCGCCCGACCGTCTCGCGGAGCTGGAGGCCGAGCTCGCGCAGTACCGCAATGCGGTGCGCGCCGTCGCCGACGTCTGCCGCGCGGCCGCGACCGGTGACCTGGAGCCGCGCGTCGGGAACCTCGGCGAGCAGGACGACCTGGTGACGGTTCGTCAGGCCCTGAACCACATGCTCGACCTGACCGACGCCTTCGTCCGTGAGGCGGGTGCCTCGCTGGAGTACGCCTCGGACAAGCGCTTCTTCCGGCGCTTCCTCGTCCGCGGCATGCAGGGCTCGTTCCGGGCCGGCGCCGAGACGATCAACCGGGCCACGTCCGAGATGGCAGGCGCCGAGGAGCGCATCGCCGCCGCCGAGGCCCAGCGCCGGCAGATCGCCACCGACTTCGAGACCGCGATCCTCGGCGTGGCCGAGTCCGTCGCGGCGGCCTCCGCGGAGCTCGAGTCCACCGCCCGCGGCCTGGCCGGGGCGGCGGAGTCCACCGCGACCCGCGCCGACCGCGTCGCCGCCGGCTCCGTCGAGGCCTCGCAGGCCGTCACGTCGGTCGCCGCGGGTGTCGAGGAGATGGTCGCGACCGTCGGCGAGATCGAGAAGCAGGCCAACCGCTCCAAGGCCGCCAGCGACGTCGCCGTCGCCGACGCCGAGCGGGCGGACGAGACCGTGCGCAGCCTCGCCCTCGCGTCGCGCGAGATCGAGACCGTCGTGTCCGTCATCAACCACGTCGCCAGCCAGACGCGGCTGCTGGCCCTGAACGCCACCATCGAGGCGGCGCGCGCCGGCGAGGCGGGCAAGGGCTTCGCGGTCGTCGCGAACGAGGTCAAGGAACTCGCGGCCCGCACCGGCGAGGCGACGAGCCAGATCGCCGCGCAGGTCGAGCAGATCCAGGCGACGACCGAGCGCACCGTCACCGCGATCGACGGCATCACCAACGCGATGCGCGACATGGGCTCCAGCGTCGCCGCGATCGCCGGCGCCGTCGGTGAGCAGGAGCAGGCCACGGCGGAGATCAGCCGCAACACCCAGGCCGCGGCCGCGGTGACGGAGACCCTGTCGGTCGACGTGACCGAGATCACGACCAGCACGCGCGAGACCAGCGTCGCCTGCACCGACCTCACCACCGCGGCGCTGGAGCTCTCGAAGCTCTCGTCGACGCTGCGCGCGGAGATCGACCGGTTCCTCGCTCAACTCGCCTGA
- a CDS encoding PAS domain-containing protein: MRATTIRPTGQERTFDEDEIIVSKTDPKGRILYVNDVFLRVSAFAEDELIGQPHNIIRHPDMPRSVFRLLWETLGSGHELFAYIVNLAGDGAHYWVLAHVTPTFDSRGQIVGFHSNRRTAARSALAQVEPVYAELLREERRHTNASEAAAAGARLFADKLAEQGLSYDEWVWSLDTERLTGAAR; this comes from the coding sequence ATGCGCGCCACCACCATCCGGCCGACCGGTCAGGAACGCACGTTCGACGAGGACGAGATCATCGTCAGCAAGACTGACCCCAAGGGTCGGATTCTGTACGTCAATGACGTCTTCCTGCGGGTCTCGGCCTTCGCGGAGGACGAGTTGATCGGGCAGCCGCACAACATCATTCGGCACCCGGACATGCCGCGGTCGGTGTTCCGGCTCCTGTGGGAGACCCTCGGGTCCGGTCACGAGCTCTTCGCCTACATCGTCAACCTGGCGGGCGACGGCGCGCACTACTGGGTGCTCGCGCACGTCACGCCGACCTTCGACAGCCGCGGACAGATCGTCGGGTTCCACTCGAACCGGCGCACCGCCGCGCGGAGCGCGCTGGCACAGGTCGAGCCCGTGTACGCCGAGCTGCTGCGCGAGGAGCGCCGGCACACGAACGCGTCCGAGGCCGCCGCGGCGGGCGCGCGCCTGTTCGCCGACAAGCTGGCCGAGCAGGGCCTGAGCTACGACGAATGGGTCTGGTCCCTCGACACCGAGCGCCTGACGGGAGCCGCCCGATGA
- a CDS encoding phosphoketolase, with product MSPVATTTVSDEDLDRIDAYWRAANYLSVGQIYLLDNPLLREPLAPEHIKPRLLGHWGTTPGLNLLYAHLNRVIRERDLDAIFVTGPGHGGPALVANAYLEGTYSEVHPAVSQDVDGLRRLFRQFSFPGGIPSHVAPEVPGSIHEGGELGYALVHAFGAAFDNPDLLVACVVGDGEAETGPLAASWHSNKFLNPARDGAVLPILHLNGYKIAAPTVLARLPESELEALFVGHGYRPYVVAGDDPATVHRELALTLETVCDEIAEIQRRARTGGDRTRPKWPMIILRTPKGWTGPGEVDGRRVEGTWRSHQVPLAETRSDEGHRALLEQWLRSYRPEELFDETGALRPELRAVAPTGTRRMSANPVANGGLLLKDLAIPDFRSYAVKVSAPGESFSEPTRVLGGLIRDVMAANPTNFRMTSPDETASNRLAAAFEVTDRTWLAETIDGDDHLSPDGRVMEVLSEHLCQGWLEGYLLTGRHGLFNCYEAFIHIVDSMFNQHAKWLKVTRDIPWRQPIASLNYLLSSHVWRQDHNGFSHQDPGFIDHVVNKKADVIRVYLPPDANCLLSVMDHCLRSRNYVNVVVSGKQPTPDWLDLESAIEHCTRGIGVWEWASVGADDPEVVLGCAGDVPTLEVVAAATLLRKHVPDLRVRVVNVVDLMRLQDEHSHPHGLSSRDFDALFTTDKPVIFAYHGYPWLIHRLTYRQTNHDNFHVRGYVEEGTTTTPFDMVMLNDLDRFQLVVDVIDRVPRLAESSGVLRQHMLDQRIRARAWTRDHGEDLPAVRSWQVPDDDATS from the coding sequence ATGAGCCCCGTGGCGACAACGACGGTGAGCGACGAGGACCTGGACCGGATCGACGCCTACTGGCGGGCGGCGAACTACCTGTCGGTGGGGCAGATCTATCTGCTCGACAACCCATTGCTGCGAGAACCGCTGGCGCCCGAACACATCAAGCCGCGCCTGCTCGGGCACTGGGGGACGACACCCGGGCTGAACCTGCTCTACGCGCACCTCAACCGGGTGATTCGCGAGCGGGACCTCGACGCGATCTTCGTGACGGGCCCCGGGCACGGCGGTCCGGCGCTGGTGGCCAACGCCTACCTCGAGGGCACGTACTCCGAGGTGCATCCCGCGGTCAGCCAGGACGTCGACGGCCTGCGCCGGCTGTTCCGGCAGTTCTCGTTCCCCGGTGGCATCCCGAGCCACGTCGCGCCGGAGGTGCCGGGCTCGATCCACGAGGGTGGCGAGCTCGGCTACGCGCTCGTGCACGCCTTCGGGGCCGCGTTCGACAACCCGGACCTGCTGGTCGCCTGCGTCGTCGGCGACGGCGAGGCCGAGACCGGCCCGCTCGCGGCGAGCTGGCACTCGAACAAGTTCCTCAACCCCGCGCGCGACGGTGCCGTGCTGCCGATCCTGCACCTGAACGGGTACAAGATCGCCGCCCCGACCGTGCTGGCCCGGCTGCCCGAGTCCGAGCTCGAGGCGCTGTTCGTCGGCCACGGGTACCGGCCGTACGTCGTCGCCGGCGACGACCCCGCGACGGTCCACCGCGAGCTCGCGCTGACGCTGGAGACGGTCTGTGACGAGATCGCCGAGATCCAGCGCCGCGCGCGGACCGGCGGCGACCGCACCCGGCCGAAATGGCCGATGATTATCCTCCGGACGCCGAAGGGCTGGACCGGCCCGGGCGAGGTCGACGGCCGCCGGGTCGAGGGGACCTGGCGCTCGCACCAGGTTCCGCTGGCCGAGACTCGGTCCGACGAGGGTCACCGCGCGCTGCTGGAGCAGTGGCTGCGGTCCTACCGGCCGGAGGAACTGTTCGACGAGACCGGCGCCCTGCGCCCGGAGCTCCGCGCGGTCGCCCCGACGGGAACGCGGCGGATGAGCGCGAACCCCGTCGCCAACGGCGGTCTGCTCCTGAAGGATCTGGCGATCCCCGACTTCCGCTCCTACGCGGTGAAGGTCTCCGCGCCGGGGGAGTCGTTCAGCGAGCCGACGCGCGTCCTCGGTGGCCTGATCCGCGACGTGATGGCCGCGAACCCGACGAACTTCCGGATGACCAGCCCCGACGAGACCGCGTCCAACCGCCTGGCGGCGGCGTTCGAGGTCACCGACCGCACCTGGCTCGCCGAGACCATCGACGGTGACGACCACCTCTCACCCGACGGCCGGGTGATGGAGGTGCTCTCGGAGCACCTGTGCCAGGGCTGGCTCGAGGGTTACCTGCTGACCGGCCGGCACGGGCTGTTCAACTGCTACGAGGCGTTCATTCACATCGTCGACTCGATGTTCAACCAGCACGCGAAGTGGCTGAAGGTGACCCGGGACATCCCGTGGCGGCAGCCGATCGCGTCGCTGAACTATCTGCTCTCCAGCCACGTCTGGCGACAGGACCACAACGGCTTCTCCCACCAGGACCCGGGCTTCATCGACCACGTGGTGAACAAGAAGGCCGACGTCATCCGCGTGTACCTGCCGCCGGACGCGAACTGCCTGCTCTCGGTGATGGATCACTGCCTGCGCAGCCGCAACTACGTGAACGTCGTGGTGTCCGGCAAGCAGCCGACGCCCGACTGGCTCGACCTGGAGTCGGCGATCGAACACTGCACCCGCGGCATCGGCGTGTGGGAGTGGGCGAGCGTGGGCGCCGACGACCCCGAGGTCGTCCTCGGCTGCGCCGGTGACGTGCCGACGCTCGAGGTGGTGGCGGCCGCCACGCTGCTGCGCAAGCACGTGCCGGACCTGCGGGTGCGGGTCGTCAACGTCGTCGACCTGATGCGGTTGCAGGACGAGCACTCGCACCCGCACGGACTGTCGTCCCGGGACTTCGACGCCCTGTTCACCACCGACAAGCCCGTCATCTTCGCCTACCACGGCTACCCGTGGCTGATTCACCGGCTGACGTACCGTCAGACGAACCACGACAACTTCCACGTCCGCGGCTACGTCGAGGAGGGCACCACCACGACGCCGTTCGACATGGTCATGCTGAACGATCTCGACCGGTTCCAGCTCGTCGTCGACGTGATCGACCGCGTGCCGCGCCTGGCGGAGAGCTCCGGAGTGCTGCGGCAGCACATGCTCGACCAGCGCATCCGCGCCCGGGCCTGGACGCGGGACCACGGGGAGGACCTCCCGGCCGTGCGCAGCTGGCAGGTCCCGGACGACGACGCCACCTCGTGA
- a CDS encoding acetyl-CoA hydrolase/transferase family protein — translation MRVVSEQQLTSILGGLPVECPRVVASGNFATPRTLLGLVDKALARYRLFVLNAQPGLPDRNGVDLETPFVGAGMRRSPRLRYFPSRLSLVPLLLKQNLAPDLVVLHCSTPRDGTVSMGTEVNILPAAVEAARARGALVVAQVNPHMPYVFGDGVLACDEIDYVLEAEEPLGSPVPRPVADTSRTIGGRVARLIPDGATLQLGIGAIPDAVLGALLTRRGLAVWSEMFSDGVLRLHEAGALDDTRTVTASFVFGSPELYAWVDRNPRVVLLRTEKTNDPGVIASHPALVSVNGALEVDLYGQANASRVRGEIYSGFGGQTDFVVGALHSPGGRAVIALPSWHPKADRSTIVPRLEGSVTSFQHSFIVTEQGSAAIWGHDANDQARHIIEHAAHPDAREWLRESGRTLGLRVP, via the coding sequence ATGCGGGTCGTGTCCGAGCAGCAGTTGACGTCCATCCTCGGCGGACTGCCGGTCGAGTGTCCGCGTGTGGTCGCCAGCGGGAACTTCGCGACGCCGCGGACGCTGCTGGGCTTGGTGGACAAGGCGTTGGCCCGCTACCGGTTGTTCGTGCTGAACGCGCAGCCCGGCCTGCCCGACCGGAACGGCGTCGACCTCGAGACGCCGTTCGTCGGCGCCGGGATGCGGCGGAGCCCGCGGCTGCGGTACTTCCCGTCGCGACTCTCCCTCGTCCCGCTCCTGCTCAAGCAGAACCTGGCCCCCGACCTCGTCGTGCTGCACTGCTCGACGCCGCGAGACGGGACGGTCTCGATGGGCACGGAGGTGAACATTCTTCCCGCCGCCGTCGAGGCGGCCCGGGCGCGCGGCGCACTCGTCGTCGCCCAGGTGAACCCTCACATGCCGTACGTGTTCGGCGACGGCGTCCTCGCCTGCGACGAGATCGATTACGTCCTGGAGGCCGAGGAACCGCTCGGCTCGCCCGTCCCGCGTCCGGTCGCGGACACCTCGCGGACGATCGGTGGACGGGTCGCCCGCCTGATTCCCGACGGTGCCACGCTGCAGCTGGGGATCGGCGCGATTCCGGATGCCGTGCTCGGCGCGCTCCTCACGCGGCGCGGGCTCGCGGTGTGGTCGGAGATGTTCAGCGACGGCGTGCTGCGCCTGCACGAAGCCGGTGCCCTCGACGACACCCGAACCGTGACCGCGTCCTTCGTGTTCGGCAGCCCGGAGCTCTACGCGTGGGTGGACCGCAACCCCCGCGTCGTGCTGCTGCGGACGGAGAAGACCAACGACCCCGGAGTGATCGCTTCCCATCCCGCGCTGGTCTCCGTCAACGGCGCCCTCGAGGTCGACCTCTACGGACAGGCCAACGCCAGTCGAGTGCGCGGAGAGATCTACTCCGGCTTCGGCGGTCAGACCGACTTCGTCGTCGGCGCCCTGCACTCACCGGGCGGACGTGCCGTGATCGCGCTGCCGTCCTGGCACCCCAAAGCCGACCGGTCCACGATCGTGCCGCGGCTGGAGGGTTCGGTCACGTCGTTCCAGCACAGCTTCATCGTCACCGAGCAGGGTTCCGCCGCGATCTGGGGCCACGACGCGAACGACCAGGCCCGGCACATCATCGAGCACGCGGCGCACCCCGACGCCCGTGAGTGGTTGCGCGAGTCCGGCCGCACCCTGGGTCTACGCGTGCCCTGA
- a CDS encoding acetate/propionate family kinase translates to MTARVLVVNPGSSSLKLRVLAGAEVVATADLNAIGDLDIDVLRGLVATGEIDAVGVRVVHGGERYVQPTVVDAQVEAGLAELTSLAPLHQPQSLAAIAIVRQLLPATPMVACFDTAFHATMPAAASVYPIPLEWREKWGLRRYGFHGLSFTYAAEQAPRVAGRSPAECRSVICHLGAGASLCAVRDGRSVDTTMGFTPLDGLVMATRCGALDPGLLLWLQENGHLTEREIAGALEHRSGLLALAGTADLREIFAGEAAGDERCRVAVEIYVHRLVGGIAAMAAALGGLDVLAFTAGVGENSADLRARVAERLAFLGVALDADRNADVRGDVDISAGDAAVRTVVVRAREDLVIADGVRAALGLA, encoded by the coding sequence GTGACCGCGCGCGTTCTCGTCGTCAACCCCGGCTCCTCCAGCCTGAAGTTGCGGGTGCTCGCCGGGGCCGAGGTGGTGGCCACGGCCGACCTCAATGCGATCGGCGACCTCGACATCGACGTCCTGCGCGGCCTGGTGGCGACGGGGGAGATCGACGCCGTCGGGGTCCGGGTCGTCCATGGCGGCGAGCGGTACGTCCAGCCGACGGTGGTGGACGCACAGGTCGAAGCGGGCCTCGCCGAGCTGACCAGCCTGGCGCCGCTGCACCAGCCGCAGTCGCTGGCGGCGATCGCGATCGTCCGGCAGTTGCTGCCTGCCACCCCGATGGTCGCCTGCTTCGACACCGCGTTCCACGCGACGATGCCGGCCGCGGCGTCGGTGTACCCGATCCCGCTCGAGTGGCGGGAGAAGTGGGGACTGCGCCGCTACGGCTTCCATGGCCTGTCGTTCACCTACGCCGCGGAACAGGCGCCGCGGGTGGCCGGCCGGTCGCCGGCGGAGTGCCGCAGCGTGATCTGTCACCTCGGGGCGGGCGCCTCGCTGTGCGCCGTGCGGGACGGCCGGTCCGTCGACACCACGATGGGCTTCACCCCGCTCGACGGTTTGGTGATGGCGACCCGGTGCGGTGCGCTGGACCCGGGACTGTTGCTCTGGCTCCAGGAGAACGGACACCTGACGGAGCGTGAGATCGCCGGAGCCCTGGAGCACCGTTCGGGACTTCTCGCCCTCGCCGGCACCGCGGACCTGCGCGAGATCTTCGCCGGCGAGGCTGCGGGCGACGAGCGTTGCCGCGTCGCCGTCGAGATCTACGTCCACCGTCTCGTCGGCGGGATCGCGGCGATGGCCGCCGCCCTCGGCGGGCTGGACGTCCTCGCGTTCACCGCCGGGGTGGGGGAGAACAGCGCCGACCTGCGTGCCCGCGTCGCGGAGCGTCTCGCGTTCCTCGGCGTCGCCCTCGACGCCGATCGCAACGCCGATGTCCGTGGGGACGTCGACATCTCGGCCGGGGACGCGGCGGTGCGGACCGTCGTCGTCCGGGCCCGCGAGGATCTCGTGATCGCCGACGGCGTCCGCGCGGCGCTCGGGCTCGCCTGA
- the narI gene encoding respiratory nitrate reductase subunit gamma, which translates to MDEFLWVVVPYVCLTTFVVGHYWRYRYDKFGWTTRSSQLYEDRLLRWGSPLFHIGILAVFLGHVMGLGVPKSWTEEVGISEDLYHFLAVSVGAIAGAGTLIGMAILIYRRRTVGPVFSATTVMDKVMYLVLGTVIVLGLANTVGANIIDHYDYREGVSVWFRGIFRFDTHPELMAEAPLGFQLHGLAAMLLFALWPFTRLVHVFSAPVGYLTRPYIVYRSRDEQLGSHRPRRGWERVG; encoded by the coding sequence GTGGACGAGTTCCTCTGGGTCGTGGTGCCGTACGTCTGTCTCACGACGTTCGTCGTCGGCCACTACTGGCGGTACCGCTACGACAAGTTCGGCTGGACCACCCGGTCCTCGCAGCTCTACGAGGACCGGTTGCTGCGGTGGGGAAGCCCGCTGTTCCACATCGGGATCCTGGCCGTCTTCCTCGGCCACGTGATGGGTCTCGGCGTGCCGAAGTCGTGGACCGAGGAGGTGGGGATCTCCGAGGACCTGTACCACTTCCTCGCGGTGTCCGTCGGCGCGATCGCCGGCGCCGGGACGCTGATCGGTATGGCGATCCTGATCTATCGCCGTCGCACGGTCGGGCCCGTCTTCTCCGCGACGACGGTGATGGACAAGGTGATGTACCTGGTCCTGGGGACCGTCATCGTGCTCGGGCTCGCCAATACCGTCGGAGCGAACATCATCGACCACTACGACTACCGCGAGGGCGTCTCGGTCTGGTTCCGCGGCATCTTCCGTTTCGACACCCACCCCGAGCTGATGGCGGAGGCCCCGCTGGGCTTCCAGCTGCACGGTCTGGCCGCGATGCTGCTGTTCGCGCTCTGGCCGTTCACCCGGCTCGTGCACGTGTTCAGTGCCCCCGTGGGTTACCTGACCCGCCCCTACATCGTCTACCGCAGCCGCGACGAGCAACTCGGCTCCCACCGTCCGCGTCGCGGATGGGAGCGTGTGGGGTGA
- a CDS encoding cupin domain-containing protein encodes MQSQSLTEIAAQQLAAARTAASGRAAHTVYGGRAHDLRQTLIAIAAGKALGEHEAPGEATLQVLQGTVQMHAGDETWTGHAGDHLPIPPVRHDLVAETDAVVLLTVATRA; translated from the coding sequence ATGCAGAGCCAGTCGCTGACCGAGATCGCTGCGCAGCAGCTCGCGGCCGCCCGCACCGCCGCGAGTGGGCGCGCGGCCCACACCGTCTACGGCGGCCGCGCCCACGACCTCCGCCAGACGCTGATCGCCATCGCGGCGGGCAAGGCGCTCGGCGAGCACGAGGCACCCGGGGAGGCAACCCTGCAGGTCCTGCAGGGAACGGTGCAGATGCACGCCGGGGACGAGACGTGGACCGGTCACGCCGGCGACCACCTGCCGATCCCGCCGGTCCGTCACGACCTCGTGGCCGAGACCGACGCCGTCGTCCTGTTGACGGTCGCGACCCGCGCCTGA